The following coding sequences are from one Kwoniella bestiolae CBS 10118 chromosome 2, complete sequence window:
- a CDS encoding 40S ribosomal protein uS8, producing MVRASVLNDALNNIVNAERRGKRQVLIRPSSKVVIKVLSVMQKHGYIGEFEIIDDHRGGKVVIQLNGRLNKCGVISPRFNIAVDSIEQWVALLLPARSFGKIILTTSAGIMDHQEARNKHVGGKILAFVY from the exons ATGGTTCGAGCTTCCGTACTCAACGATGCCCTT AACAACATCGTCAACGCCGAGAGACGAGGAAAGAGACAAGTTCTCATCAGACCTTCCTCAAAGGTAGTTATCAAGGTGCTCTCCGTCATGCAAAAGCACG GTTACATTGGTGAattcgagatcatcgatgACCACCGAGGTGGAAAGGTCGTTATCCAACTTAACGGTCGATTGAACAAATGTGGTGTTATCTCCCCCCGATTCAACATCGCCGTTGACTCTA TCGAACAATGGGTtgccctcctcctccccgcTCGATCTTTCGGTaagatcatcctcaccacctctGCCGGTATCATGGACCACCAAGAAGCCAGAAACAAGCACGTCGGTGGTAAGATCCTTGCCTTCGTCTACTAG